The following coding sequences lie in one Asterias amurensis chromosome 18, ASM3211899v1 genomic window:
- the LOC139950701 gene encoding ubiquitin carboxyl-terminal hydrolase 5-like: MAALMLQQFLNDVRVPTGGDKIFKDECAFSFDNPESETGLYVCMKTFLGFGKDHVLRHFHHTGCKVYLHLKTTKKKKPKTQEEEDKAKPTRLAIGVEGGFDVEDQNQYEYEEAHSVVILPDFVVIPLPCTDLPIKIQQVVDGILAAESASRQDLVAAWDGEARVISKHAEQLLQLDNGVKVPPKGWKCSRCDLIDNLWMNLTDGTILCGRRYFDGTGGNNHALEHFAEKKYPLAVKLGTITASGADVFSYDEDDMVDDPKLAAHLAHFGINMMIMEKTDKTMTELEIDLNSKIAEWDVIQEAGSKLTPLFGPGYTGMRNLGNSCYMNSVMQVVFTMPDFLQKYANQTEAIFSSPVQDPTSDFNIQMAKLGQGLQSGKYSKEPKNVDESGEPQELSQEGITPRMFKTLIGHGHPEFCTNRQQDAEEFLLHLFNIVERNSYGTANPCDCFKFELEERIQCVQSSQVRYKKRSDYLLPLPIPLAAAVNQVEVAAYEAKKKEFETRKEHLDPKELVRPSIPLSACLEAYMAAEMVEDFYSSALKAKSVATRTARMATFPDFLIIQLKKFTLSENWVPKKLDVSVDMPDELDLRSYRGNGLQTGEAELPEGDSPPEPEPEINEETVKQLQDMGFPREGCRKAVYHTKNTGVEPAMNWVFQHMGDADFSEPLQLSGPKKKSDFVVNEDGVAMILSMGFSQEQAVRALKATDNNIERAADWIFSHLDEPVAMETEQAAAQPTASTCRDGEGKYRLKAFISHMGTSTSCGHYVCHIFKDGRWVIYNDRKVAMSEHPPKDLGYLYVYQRL, from the exons ATGGCGGCGCTCATGTTGCAGCAATTTCTCAACGATGTTCGGGTTCCGACTGGCGGTGACAAGATCTTTAAAGATGAATGTGCATTTTCTTTTGATAATCCT GAGAGTGAAACAGGTCTCTATGTGTGTATGAAAACTTTCCTTGGCTTTGGCAAGGATCATGTGCTACGCCATTTCCATCATACAGGCTGCAAAGTATACCTTCATCTCAAGACGACTAAGAAAAAG AAGCCCAAGACCCAAGAAGAAGAGGATAAGGCCAAACCAACAAGACTTGCAATAG GTGTCGAGGGCGGATTTGATGTGGAGGATCAGAACCAGTATGAGTATGAGGAAGCTCACTCTGTCGTAATCTTGCCGGACTTTGTCGTCATTCCATTACCCTGCACGGATCTCCCGATAAAG ATACAGCAGGTTGTTGATGGTATCCTGGCTGCAGAGTCAGCGTCCAGGCAGGACCTGGTAGCAGCGTGGGACGGAGAGGCAAGGGTCATCTCTAA GCATGCCGAACAACTTCTCCAACTGGACAATGGTGTGAAGGTCCCTCCTAAGGGCTGGAAATGCAGCCGCTGTGACCTCATCGATAATCTCTGGATGAACTTGACGGACGGAACCATCCTCTGTGGGCGTCGATATTTTGACGGCACTGGAGGAAACAATCACGCTTTGGAGCACTTTGCAGAGAAGAAGTATCCACTTGCCGTGAAGCTTGGAACTATTACAGCAAGCGGAGCTG ATGTGTTTTCATATGATGAAGATGATATGGTGGATGATCCCAAGCTAGCTGCTCATCTAGCACACTTCGGTATTAATATGATGATAATGGAAAAG ACGGACAAGACGATGACTGAGCTTGAGATTGATTTGAATTCCAAGATTGCGGAGTGGGATGTGATTCAGGAAGCGGGAAGCAAGCTGACTCCGCTGTTTGGTCCTGGCTATACCGGCATGAGGAACCTCGGGAACAG ttgtTACATGAATTCAGTCATGCAGGTTGTGTTTACGATGCCAGATTTCCTTCAGAA atATGCAAATCAGACAGAAGCCATCTTTTCTTCCCCGGTGCAAGATCCAACGTCAGACTTTAACATCCAGAT GGCTAAGCTTGGTCAGGGTCTGCAGTCCGGCAAATACTCCAAAGAACCCAAGAATGTTGACGAGAGCGGAGAGCCTCAGGAACTG AGTCAGGAGGGAATTACTCCCAGAATGTTCAAGACTCTGATTGGCCACGGACATCCGGAATTCTGCACCAATCGACAGCAAGACGCAGAGGAATTCCTGCTGCATCTTTTCAATATCGTTGAG CGCAACAGCTACGGTACGGCCAACCCCTGTGACTGTTTCAAGTTTGAGCTTGAGGAAAGAATCCAATGTGTGCAATCGAGTCAGGTTCGCTACAAGAAGCGATCAGACTATCTCCTACCGTTACCTATACCACTGGCAGCAGCCGTCAACCAAG TTGAAGTTGCTGCGTATGAAGCTAAGAAGAAGGAGTTTGAAACTCGCAAGGAGCATCTAGATCCCAAGGAGCTCGTCAGACCCAGCATCCCTCTCTCAGCCTGCCTAGAGGCCTACATGGCAGCCGAGATGGTAGAAGACTTCTACAGTTCAGCCTTGAAGGCAAAGTCTGTTGCTACAAG GACAGCAAGAATGGCGACTTTTCCAGATTTTCTGATCATCCAACTCAAGAAGTTTACTTTGTCTGAGAACTGGGTTCCCAAGAAACTTG ATGTCTCAGTCGACATGCCAGACGAACTTGACCTGAGAAGTTACCGTGGTAACGGACTCCAAACTGGGGAGGCGGAGCTACCTGAAGGGGACAGTCCCCCGGAGCCAG AGCCAGAGATAAATGAAGAGACAGTCAAGCAGCTTCAGGATATGGGATTCCCCAGAGAGGGTTGCCGTAAGGCTGTCTATCACACTAAGAACACAGGGGTAGAGCCAGCTATGAATTGGGTCTTCCAACACATGGGGGATGCTG ATTTTTCTGAACCACTGCAATTGAGTGGTCCTAAGAAGAAGTCTGATTTCGTCGTGAATGAGGACGGCGTTGCGATGATTCTTAGTATGGGATTCAGCCAGGAACAAGCAGTGAGAGCTCTTAAAGCTACT GACAATAACATCGAGAGAGCCGCTGACTGGATCTTCAGCCATCTTGATGAGCCTGTTGCTATGGAAACAGAGCAAGCTGCAGCCCAGCCAACCGCCTCCACATGCCGTGATGGAGAAGGAA AATATCGTTTGAAAGCATTCATTAGTCACATGGGGACGTCAACGTCATGTGGTCACTACGTCTGCCACATCTTCAAAGATGGAAG atggGTCATCTACAACGATCGTAAAGTTGCAATGTCGGAACACCCTCCTAAAGACCTTGGCTATCTCTACGTGTATCAGAGACTATGA